From Salinicola endophyticus:
ACCCGAGCCTGCTGCGTACGCTGCACGGCAGCGGCCGTGGCGTGGCGGTGTGGACGGTGAACAGCCCCGGCGCCATGTCACGCTATATCGACATGGGGGTCGACAACATCATCACCGACCGTCCCGAAGCGCTAAGCGCCCTGCTCGCCGAGCGCCGCGACATGTCCGATGGCGAGCTGCTGCTGGTCAAGCTGCGCAACTGGCTACGCTCATGACACCCGCTCATGACACCACGACGCCCATGCAAACGGGGCACTCGTGAACGCAAAAGCCGGTGCGATCGCTCGCACCGGCTTGGGTGACGCCACCTCGCGCAGCGAGGCCTGGCTGGCAATCAGCCGAGGGTTTCGCCGGCCAGCATGAACCAGGTCTCGAGCACCGCGTCGGGGTTGAGCGAGACGGAATCGATACCCTGCTCCATTAGCCACTTGGCCAGTTCGGGATGATCCGAGGGGCCCTGGCCGCAGATACCGACGTACTTGCCCTGGGCCTTGCACGCCTGGATCGCCATCGACAGCAGCTTCTTCACCGCCGGGTCACGCTCGTCGAAGAGGTGGGCGATGATACCCGAATCGCGGTCGAGCCCGAGGGTGAGCTGGGTCAGGTCGTTGGAGCCGATCGAGAAGCCATCGAAGTACTCGAGGAACTCATCCGCCAGCAGCGCATTGGCCGGCAGCTCGCACATCATGATCACTTTGAGATGATTCTCGCCGCGCTTGAGCCCGTTGGCCTCGAGCAGCTCGACCACCCCCTTGGCCTCCGCCGGGGTACGCACGAAAGGCACCATGATCTCGACGTTGTCCAGCCCCATCTCGTCGCGCACGCGCTTGAGCGCCTGACACTCCAGCTCGAAACAGGGGCGGAAGTCGTCGGAGAGATAGCGTGAAGCGCCGCGGAAGCCGAGCATCGGGTTCTCTTCGCCCGGCTCGTAGAGCTTGCCGCCGATCAGATTCTCGTACTCGTTGGACTTGAAGTCCGACAGCCGCACGATCACCCGCTTGGGGTAGAACGACGCCGCCAGGGTCGAGATGCCCTCGACCAGCCGGTCGACGTAGAAGCTGACCGGATCGGCATAGCCGGCGGTGCGCAGATCGATGGTCTGCTTGAGGTCGCTGGAGAGCTTGTCGTAGTCCATCAGCGCCCGCGGGTGCACGCCGATCATGCGATTGATGATGAACTCCAGCCGCGCCAGCCCGACGCCCGCATTGGGCAGCCCGGCGAAGGCGAAGGCGCGATCGGGGTTGCCCACGTTCATCATGATCTTGAACGGGATATCCGGCATGCTGTCGACGCTGGTGGCCCGGCACTCGAATTCGAGCTTGCCGTTGTAGACATGGCCGGTATCGCCCTCGGCGCAGGAGACGGTGACCTCGAAACCGTCCTCGAGCAGCTCGGTGGCATCGCCGCAGCCCACCACCGCGGGGATGCCCAGCTCGCGGGCGATGATCGCCGCGTGGCAGGTACGTCCGCCGCGGTTGGTGACGATCGCCGAGGCGCGCTTCATGATCGGCTCCCAGTCGGGATCGGTCATGTCGGTCACCAGCACGTCGCCGTTCTGCACCTTGTGCATCTCTTCCGGCGATGCCACCAGCCGGACCTTGCCCTGGCCGATACGCTGACCGATGGCGCGGCCGTCGACCAGCACGCGCCCCTTCTCCTTGAGGGTGAAGCGCTCGAGGGTGCCGGCATCCTGATTGGAGACCACGGTCTCGGGCCGCGCCTGGACGATATAGAGCCGGCCGTCGTCGCCGTCGCGCGCCCACTCGATGTCCATCGGGCGGCCGTAATGCTGCTCGATGGTCACTGCCTGACGCGCCAGCGCCATGACGTCGTCGTCACTCAGACAGAAGCGCTGGCGGTCGGCATGTGCGACATCCACGGTCTTGACCGAGCGCCCGGCGGCGGCGTCCTCGGTGTAGACCATCTTGATCCGCTTGGAACCCAGCGTACGCCGCAGCACCGCCGGCCGGCCGGCGGCCAGGGTCGGCTTGTGCACGTAGAACTCGTCGGGGTTGACCGCCCCCTGCACCACGGTTTCGCCCAGACCCCAGGCGCCGGTCACGAAGACCGCGCCGCGATAGCCGGACTCGGTATCCAGGGTGAACATCACACCGCTGGCGGCGGTCTCGGAGCGCACCATCTTCTGCACCCCGGCGGAGAGCGCCACGTTCTCGTGGGCGTAACCACGGTGCACGCGGTAGGAGATGGCACGGTCGTTGAACAGCGAGGCGAACACTTCGTGCACCGCGCGCTTGACGTTGTCGAAGCCGTCGATATTGAGGAAGGTCTCCTGCTGGCCGGCGAAGGAGGCATCGGGCAGATCCTCCGCAGTGGCCGAGGAGCGCACCGCCACCTTGAGCTGCGGATAGCGCGCCTGCAGGGTCTGGTAGGCATCCGCCAGCGCCGCCTCGAAAGCCGGCGGCAGCGGCGTATCGATCACCCAGCCGCGAATCTTTTCGCCGACCTTGGCCAGCGTCTCGGTGTCGTCGACGTCCAGCGTGGCGAGTTCGGCATTGATACGGTCGTTGAGCCCTTCGTGCTTGAGGAATTCGCGGTAGGCATGTGCCGTGGTGGCAAAGCCGCCCGGCACGGTGACGCCGGCATCGGCCAGATTCGAAATCATCTCGCCGAGGGAGGCGTTCTTGCCGCCAACCCGCTCGACATCGCCCATACCCAGCTGATCGAAAGTGATGATGAAGGGTTCCAAGGTCCTCTCCTGCTCGTTTCGGCTGACGTTGCGGCACGTCCTCTGCGCCTCGCTGGAGCCAGAAGCTAACAGCCGCCCCCGGGCTGCGCCAGCAGTTTAAGGGCGTAGGGTTTGGAGTATTTCTACAAGAATCCGGTCTTTTCCACGGTTCTTGTAGTCAGCCGAGGAATTCGCGACGGAGTCGTCACAAGTGGTTGCCTGAACAGGAAATCCGGGTCGACAATGGCCTATCGACGCCGAGGAAAGCCCACCATGACACGCACCGCCTTCTTCATCTCGGATGGCACCGGGATCACCGCCGAGACACTGGGACGCAGCCTGCTGTCGCAGTTCGAGAATACCGACTTCCACCTGGTCACCAAGCCGTATATCGACACCCTGGACAAGGCGCGCTCGCTGGTCGGCATGATCGAGGTCACCGCGGAGCGTGACGGCGTGCGCCCGATCGTCATCGATACCATCGTCGACCAGTCGGTGCGCGCGATCGTTGCCGAGGCGCCGGCGTTCATGGTCGATATCTTCTCGACCTTCCTCGCCCCGCTGGAGGAGGAACTGGCGACCCACTCCACCTACACCGTCGGCCGCGCCCATGCCATGGGGCGAGACGATGTCTACATGCACCGTATCGACGCCGTGAACTTCGCCCTCGATAACGACGACGGGGCACGCACCCATCAGTACGAGGAGGCGGACATCATCCTGGTCGGGGTGTCGCGCTGTGGCAAGACGCCCACGTCGCTCTATCTGGCGCTGCAGTTCGGTATCCGCGCCGCCAACTATCCGCTGACCGAGGACGACCTCGACGAGAACGGCATTCTGGCCCTGCCGGCATCGCTGGCCAAGCACCGCCACAAGCTGTTCGGGCTGACCATCGATGTCAGGCGCCTGGCCGCGATCCGTACCGAACGCCGCCCCAACAGCCGCTACTGTTCAATGGACCAGTGCATGCAGGAGATCGAGCAGGCCGAAGCGCTCTATCGGCGCCAGAACATCCCGTTCATCGATACCACGCGCTTCTCGATCGAAGAGATTTCCACGCGCATGATGAACGAGACGGGCTTACAACGACGCTTCAGCCCGCGCTAGCGGCAACGGCGGGACGCGGAGCAGAGCGCGGGACGCAGGAGATAGAGGCAGCGGCGGCAGCGGGCCGCGATGGAAAGCGGCAGCAGCGTGGCACGCTGCTTCCAGGGTTACAGGTTCTTGGGCGCGAAGATACCGGGGGCGTTGCGCCAGTAGCCCTTGTAGTCCATGCCGAAGCCGAACACGTAGCGGTCGACCACTTCCAGACCACAGTAGGTCGCCTTGAGATTCGGCGAAGCCTTGCGATCGTGCTGCTTGTCGACCAGCACCGCGGTGGAGAGACTCGCTGCGCCCGCCTCACGGCAGTAGTCGAGAATCGCCGCCAGGGTCGCCCCCTCGTCGAGAATGTCATCGACGATCACCACATGGCGCCCGGCCATGGGGATCTCCGGCGAGACCCGCCAGAACAGCTCACCGCCACGGAGCCCGCCGCGATAGCGGGTGGCGTGGAGATAGTCGACCTCGAGCGGGAACCCGAGCCGGGTCAACAGATGCCCCGTCGTGATCAGACCGCCGTTCATCACGCAGTAGAACACCGGCAGCTTGTCGCCGAGATCGCGGGTGATCGCCGCGGCCATCCGGTCGAGGGCCTGCTCTACCTGGGCCTGGTCGATCAGACAGTCGGCGTTGTCCATGACCTCCTGCATCGAGTTCAGCGCGTCGGGGGGCGTAGATTGAGTCATCGTATTCCGTATCAATAGCAGTGGGCGGCAACCGGCAGGGCCGGCGCCGCCTGGGGACAGAGGGCGGATCACTCCGCCTCGTTGAGGGCTTCCAAGCGGGCGTGGGTACGCCGCCAGCGCGAGATCACCGCCAGCGACTCGAGGCTCGGCCGGGCGCGGGCGTAACGCAGCTTGGCGATCCGCGGCGCCTGGCGTCCGCTGCACGCATCCACCACCTCCCGCGCCGCTGCGGGGTCATTGCAGATCACCGCCATGTCGCAGCCGGCGGCCCAGGCCGCCTCGGCGCGCGCCGCCGGCGTTCCGGCAGCGTGGGCCGCCGCCATGGTCAGGTCGTCGGAGAAGATCGCCCCCTTGAAGCCGAGCTCTTCGCGCAGCAGCCCCAGCCAGCTGGGCGAAAAGCCCGCCGGGCGCTCGTCGAAGGCAGGAAAGATCACATGCGCCGGCATCACCGCATCGAGCTTGCTCGCCAGCCGCGCAAACGGCACCAGATCGTGCGCGCGCAGCGCCTCCAGCGAGCGCGGATCCCGGGCCACCGCATGGTGCGAATCCTGACGCGCCCCGCCATGGCCGGGAAAGTGCTTGCCGATGGCGACCATGCCGGCATCGTGCAGGCCATCGATGAAGGCACCGGCCAGCGCCGCGACCACCTCCGGGTCGGGC
This genomic window contains:
- the ppsA gene encoding phosphoenolpyruvate synthase, with the protein product MEPFIITFDQLGMGDVERVGGKNASLGEMISNLADAGVTVPGGFATTAHAYREFLKHEGLNDRINAELATLDVDDTETLAKVGEKIRGWVIDTPLPPAFEAALADAYQTLQARYPQLKVAVRSSATAEDLPDASFAGQQETFLNIDGFDNVKRAVHEVFASLFNDRAISYRVHRGYAHENVALSAGVQKMVRSETAASGVMFTLDTESGYRGAVFVTGAWGLGETVVQGAVNPDEFYVHKPTLAAGRPAVLRRTLGSKRIKMVYTEDAAAGRSVKTVDVAHADRQRFCLSDDDVMALARQAVTIEQHYGRPMDIEWARDGDDGRLYIVQARPETVVSNQDAGTLERFTLKEKGRVLVDGRAIGQRIGQGKVRLVASPEEMHKVQNGDVLVTDMTDPDWEPIMKRASAIVTNRGGRTCHAAIIARELGIPAVVGCGDATELLEDGFEVTVSCAEGDTGHVYNGKLEFECRATSVDSMPDIPFKIMMNVGNPDRAFAFAGLPNAGVGLARLEFIINRMIGVHPRALMDYDKLSSDLKQTIDLRTAGYADPVSFYVDRLVEGISTLAASFYPKRVIVRLSDFKSNEYENLIGGKLYEPGEENPMLGFRGASRYLSDDFRPCFELECQALKRVRDEMGLDNVEIMVPFVRTPAEAKGVVELLEANGLKRGENHLKVIMMCELPANALLADEFLEYFDGFSIGSNDLTQLTLGLDRDSGIIAHLFDERDPAVKKLLSMAIQACKAQGKYVGICGQGPSDHPELAKWLMEQGIDSVSLNPDAVLETWFMLAGETLG
- a CDS encoding pyruvate, water dikinase regulatory protein, with translation MTRTAFFISDGTGITAETLGRSLLSQFENTDFHLVTKPYIDTLDKARSLVGMIEVTAERDGVRPIVIDTIVDQSVRAIVAEAPAFMVDIFSTFLAPLEEELATHSTYTVGRAHAMGRDDVYMHRIDAVNFALDNDDGARTHQYEEADIILVGVSRCGKTPTSLYLALQFGIRAANYPLTEDDLDENGILALPASLAKHRHKLFGLTIDVRRLAAIRTERRPNSRYCSMDQCMQEIEQAEALYRRQNIPFIDTTRFSIEEISTRMMNETGLQRRFSPR
- the nagZ gene encoding beta-N-acetylhexosaminidase, yielding MTQPLGPVMLDVEGTRLREEERRLLSRPEVGGVILFARNTPDAGTTQALIGEIRACRPDLLVAIDQEGGRVQRLKQGVTRLPPMATLGRQFAEAPEAALALALDTGWLLGMEMAACGFDLTFAPVLDLDDDQSPAIGSRSFSPDPEVVAALAGAFIDGLHDAGMVAIGKHFPGHGGARQDSHHAVARDPRSLEALRAHDLVPFARLASKLDAVMPAHVIFPAFDERPAGFSPSWLGLLREELGFKGAIFSDDLTMAAAHAAGTPAARAEAAWAAGCDMAVICNDPAAAREVVDACSGRQAPRIAKLRYARARPSLESLAVISRWRRTHARLEALNEAE
- a CDS encoding hypoxanthine-guanine phosphoribosyltransferase, producing the protein MTQSTPPDALNSMQEVMDNADCLIDQAQVEQALDRMAAAITRDLGDKLPVFYCVMNGGLITTGHLLTRLGFPLEVDYLHATRYRGGLRGGELFWRVSPEIPMAGRHVVIVDDILDEGATLAAILDYCREAGAASLSTAVLVDKQHDRKASPNLKATYCGLEVVDRYVFGFGMDYKGYWRNAPGIFAPKNL